A window of the Helianthus annuus cultivar XRQ/B chromosome 4, HanXRQr2.0-SUNRISE, whole genome shotgun sequence genome harbors these coding sequences:
- the LOC110905184 gene encoding extensin-like, whose translation MTGHDHEAGPSHRRTPSITMSTSPQEPWRLYVEPGRRSVSLSSSPSYQHSFGPNSENEPNNQPPAFIPLQRSNSHHSFGSPTPVFQSRFNPANLLPAPVGFNPLGPGDHFSEENDMDEDTDPVEPASGTPNHPIEISDGSSFHGSPHRGPDSFMERFNQHDWYFTPSEHSHHDQQQDPSVGQQFVAATPPPPPPVEPQQPPPEPPRRRRSTARMSVRGGVRIATPQPSSGSHYPPLQEDEDPYNGGPSSPLPEVNSVPMVPPLGFDNPIPTYAGSATYNPFEQPAHTHYNYNYGYADVDPYQVARDYNVLHPEGPYGGPWTTGYPTYGYQHQPPPPPVYQPPQPPIQQEVLERLSQVEQEVREDRKERQGFFKGLSDLLKGKSKRRGH comes from the coding sequence ATGACAGgccatgatcacgaggccgggccaTCGCATCGACGCACTCCTTCCATCACCATGAGCACTAGCCCGCaagagccatggaggctctatgTCGAACCTGGAAGACGATCGGTATCTCTTAGCTCCTCTCCGTCATACCAACATTCGTTCGGGCCCAATTCTGAAAACGAGCCCAATAACCAACCTCCAGCATTCATACCTCTCCAAAGATCCAACTCTCACCATTCTTTTGGCAGCCCAACACCCGTTTTCCAAAGTCGGTTTAACCCGGCTAACCTTTTACCTGcaccagtgggttttaacccacttggaccagGAGATCACTTTTCTGAGGAAAACGACATGGATGAAGACACCGATCCCGTGGAACCTGCATCGGGAACCCCGAATCACCCAATTGAAATATcagatgggtcatcctttcatggatcACCGCATCGAGGACCGGACAGTTTCATGGAGAGATTCAATCAGCATGATTGGTATTTTACCCCGTCTGAGCACTCGCATCATGatcagcaacaggatccttcagTGGGTCAACAGTTTGTGGCAGctacgccaccgccaccaccgccagtaGAGCCGCAGCAACCGCCTCCAGAACCACCGAGGCGAAGAAGGTCAACCGCACGAATGTCCGTGCGAGGTGGAGTTCGGATTGCTACTCCCCagccatcaagtggcagccactacccgccacttcAGGAGGATGAGGACCCATATAATGGTGGTCCGTCAAGCCCTCTTCCAGAGGTTAACTCAGTACCTATGGTACCACCTTTGGGTTTCGATAACCCGATTCCTACATATGCTGGGTCAGCAACAtacaacccatttgagcagccggcgcacactcactacaactacaactatggATATGCAGATGTAGATCCATATCAGGTAGCTCGGGATTACAATGTTCTACATCCTGAAGGACCATACGGAGGGCCTTGGACTACTGGttacccgacttatgggtaccagcatcaGCCACCTCCTCCGCCGGTGTATCAGCCGCCTCAACCACCGATTCAGCAGGAAGTCCTTGAGAGGCTAAGCCAAGTTGAACAAGAAGTTCGTGAAGACCGCAAAGAGCGGCAAGGATTTTTCAAGGGGCTGTCAGACTTGCTTAAAGGGAAGTCAAAGCGAAGGGGTCATTGA